A window of Pseudocalidococcus azoricus BACA0444 contains these coding sequences:
- a CDS encoding NAD-dependent succinate-semialdehyde dehydrogenase: MAIASINPTTGDVIQNFTALSEQELTTAVAQAQAAFESYRHTTFEERASWMLKAAALLVAHREDYARLMTLEMGKPITEAIAEVEKSAWVCRFYAENAETFLSQESIATDAHHSYVTYHPLGAILAVMPWNFPFWQVFRFAAPALMAGNVGLLKHASNVPQCALKIAEIFQAAGFPAQVFQTLLIGADQIAPLISDPRIKAATLTGSEPAGMSLAQASGHELKKVVLELGGSDPFIVLESADIASAAETAAKARMINNGQSCVAAKRFIVAESVADEFTEKFIAQLQHWKIGDPFDATTQLGPLATEKILLELDQQVQTAVEHGAKILLGGTSLKDSPELPASIRSGYYYPPTVLTRITPHNPAFVQEFFGPVALVFTVKDITEAIKLANATPFGLAASAWTNDPQEQIQLIRDLEAGAVFINGLVKSDPRLPFGGIKRSGFGRELGRPGILEFVNIKTVWIK; this comes from the coding sequence ATGGCGATTGCCTCGATTAACCCGACAACGGGAGATGTAATTCAAAACTTTACAGCCTTATCCGAGCAGGAACTCACAACAGCGGTGGCCCAGGCCCAAGCAGCATTTGAATCCTATCGCCATACGACCTTTGAAGAGCGGGCTAGTTGGATGTTGAAAGCCGCTGCCCTGTTGGTGGCCCATCGAGAAGACTATGCCCGTTTAATGACTTTAGAAATGGGAAAGCCGATCACCGAGGCCATTGCGGAAGTCGAAAAGTCGGCCTGGGTCTGTCGATTCTATGCCGAGAATGCCGAAACATTTTTGAGCCAAGAAAGCATTGCCACCGATGCCCACCATAGCTATGTCACCTATCACCCCTTGGGCGCAATTTTAGCCGTCATGCCCTGGAATTTTCCCTTTTGGCAAGTGTTTCGGTTTGCGGCTCCAGCCCTGATGGCCGGTAATGTTGGCTTACTCAAACACGCTTCCAATGTGCCCCAATGTGCCCTCAAAATTGCCGAAATTTTCCAGGCCGCGGGGTTTCCAGCTCAGGTCTTTCAAACGTTACTGATTGGGGCAGATCAAATTGCTCCCCTGATCAGTGATCCCAGAATTAAAGCCGCGACCCTGACTGGCAGTGAACCCGCGGGGATGAGTTTAGCCCAGGCCAGTGGCCATGAACTGAAAAAAGTGGTTTTGGAGTTAGGGGGCAGCGATCCGTTTATTGTCCTGGAAAGTGCGGATATTGCCAGTGCTGCCGAAACTGCTGCCAAAGCCCGGATGATCAATAATGGTCAATCCTGTGTTGCTGCTAAACGATTTATTGTCGCTGAATCTGTGGCCGATGAATTTACCGAAAAGTTTATTGCCCAGCTTCAACATTGGAAAATTGGGGATCCCTTTGATGCCACTACGCAACTCGGCCCCTTAGCGACTGAAAAAATTCTTTTAGAGCTGGATCAACAAGTCCAAACCGCGGTTGAACATGGAGCTAAAATTCTCTTAGGTGGTACATCTCTTAAAGACAGTCCAGAATTACCCGCCTCAATCCGGTCAGGCTATTACTATCCCCCAACAGTATTAACTCGCATCACCCCCCACAATCCGGCCTTTGTTCAGGAGTTTTTTGGCCCCGTTGCCTTGGTTTTCACAGTTAAAGACATCACTGAAGCCATTAAATTAGCCAATGCCACCCCCTTTGGTTTAGCCGCTAGTGCCTGGACAAATGACCCCCAAGAGCAAATCCAACTGATCCGAGATTTGGAAGCGGGAGCCGTGTTTATCAATGGCCTGGTGAAGTCGGATCCGCGTTTACCCTTTGGCGGCATTAAACGCTCTGGCTTTGGGCGGGAATTGGGCCGGCCGGGGATTTTAGAATTTGTCAACATTAAAACAGTTTGGATTAAGTGA
- a CDS encoding nitroreductase family protein has protein sequence MEKLALTQYPIHELIQRRWSPLAFSQQPVEPEKIASLLEAARWASSCFNEQPWLFLVATQAQTEDYQRLFSCLVEANQAWVQNAPVLMIGVAKLTFDHNGKPNAHAYYDLGAAVAQLTVQATASGLFVHQMAGFDTAKAREFCEIPTGYDPVVAIALGYYGDRQQLSDKLQEREASSRGRKAFPNFVFTSHWQQPYPLP, from the coding sequence ATGGAAAAACTCGCTCTCACCCAATATCCAATTCATGAGCTAATCCAACGCCGCTGGAGTCCCCTTGCCTTCAGTCAGCAACCCGTCGAGCCAGAAAAAATTGCCAGTTTATTGGAAGCCGCCCGTTGGGCCTCATCGTGTTTTAATGAGCAACCCTGGTTATTTCTAGTGGCCACCCAAGCCCAAACAGAAGACTATCAACGCCTCTTTAGCTGTCTGGTGGAAGCAAACCAGGCCTGGGTTCAAAATGCCCCTGTGCTGATGATTGGGGTGGCGAAACTCACCTTTGATCACAACGGTAAGCCCAATGCCCATGCCTATTATGATTTGGGAGCCGCCGTGGCCCAATTAACGGTTCAAGCCACCGCCAGCGGTCTATTTGTCCATCAGATGGCCGGGTTTGATACTGCCAAAGCGCGAGAATTCTGTGAGATTCCAACGGGATATGATCCGGTGGTTGCCATCGCCTTGGGATATTACGGAGACAGACAGCAACTCAGTGACAAACTGCAAGAACGGGAAGCCTCATCGCGGGGCCGCAAAGCCTTTCCTAATTTTGTTTTTACAAGTCATTGGCAACAGCCCTATCCTCTACCCTAA
- a CDS encoding M16 family metallopeptidase, which yields MQIVPQISGRGKQIQQFFDVVFGAVVLGMLTWAWGLGIPVHGATLQPTTEPYVERAMHQVTEFSLKNGMRFIVMEQHQAPIISFLTYADVGGVDEPEGQTGVAHYLEHLAFKGTRKIGSQDFQQEAQYLDQLDHLFTQIQAAKQQQQTNQLKTLLDQFNQVQAQASKFVISNQYGQIVQQAGGVGLNATTSADATRYFYSFPANKLELWMSLESERFLEPVFRDFFTEKQVILEERRMRTENSATGQLFDTFLSTTFEQHPYRRPVIGYEADIANLTRQNVTDFFQQYYALGNLTMVLVGDVEPKQVKTLAEQYFGRYPQRPLPPKVTTVDPPLTAPRQAQIQLPSQPYYVEAYPCPPLKDRDYSLYELLTQVLTSGRTSRLYQALVLQAKIALNVQAFTGYPGNKYPNRLVIYALPAPGHSTKEVAQAIQTELSHLQTTPISDVELSRLQTQARMDLLQALMSTEGMAKQLAEYAVKTGDWRNLFQQLEIIEAVTPADIQRVAQALHPEQRTTVEVISEASVG from the coding sequence ATGCAGATAGTGCCTCAAATTTCAGGGCGAGGGAAGCAAATCCAGCAATTTTTTGATGTTGTTTTTGGGGCAGTTGTCCTTGGAATGTTGACTTGGGCCTGGGGCCTGGGCATACCTGTCCATGGAGCCACCCTACAGCCAACAACTGAACCCTATGTGGAGCGGGCCATGCATCAGGTGACGGAATTTAGCCTTAAAAATGGAATGCGCTTTATTGTCATGGAGCAGCACCAGGCCCCGATCATTTCCTTTCTGACCTATGCCGATGTCGGTGGGGTAGATGAACCAGAGGGACAAACTGGAGTGGCCCACTACTTAGAACATCTCGCCTTTAAGGGAACTCGGAAAATTGGCAGCCAGGATTTTCAACAAGAGGCCCAGTATTTAGATCAATTAGATCACTTATTTACCCAGATCCAGGCCGCCAAACAACAGCAGCAGACAAATCAACTAAAAACCCTTTTAGATCAGTTCAATCAAGTCCAGGCCCAGGCCAGTAAATTTGTCATTTCTAATCAATACGGGCAAATTGTCCAACAGGCTGGGGGCGTGGGCTTAAATGCAACCACCTCTGCGGATGCAACTCGTTACTTCTACAGTTTTCCCGCCAATAAACTCGAACTGTGGATGTCCTTAGAGTCAGAGCGGTTTTTAGAACCAGTCTTCCGAGACTTTTTTACTGAGAAGCAGGTGATCCTAGAAGAACGGCGCATGCGAACCGAAAACTCAGCCACCGGACAACTTTTTGATACGTTCCTAAGCACCACCTTTGAGCAGCATCCCTATCGCCGGCCTGTGATTGGCTATGAAGCGGATATTGCCAACTTAACCCGCCAGAATGTTACAGACTTTTTTCAGCAGTATTATGCTCTCGGCAACTTGACCATGGTACTGGTGGGCGATGTGGAACCCAAGCAGGTTAAAACCTTGGCTGAACAGTATTTTGGTCGTTATCCGCAGCGTCCCTTACCCCCCAAAGTGACCACAGTTGACCCTCCCCTAACTGCACCGCGCCAAGCCCAGATTCAACTGCCCAGTCAACCCTACTATGTGGAAGCCTATCCCTGTCCGCCGCTGAAGGATCGAGATTATTCACTGTATGAACTCCTCACCCAAGTCTTGACCAGTGGCCGTACCTCCCGGTTATACCAGGCCCTAGTGTTACAAGCCAAAATTGCCCTTAATGTCCAAGCCTTTACAGGTTATCCAGGTAATAAATATCCAAATCGGCTGGTGATATATGCCTTACCCGCTCCCGGCCATAGCACCAAGGAAGTCGCCCAGGCCATCCAGACCGAGTTAAGCCACCTCCAGACCACACCAATCAGTGATGTCGAACTCAGCCGCCTCCAAACTCAAGCCCGCATGGATCTACTTCAAGCCCTGATGTCCACGGAAGGGATGGCCAAACAACTGGCAGAATATGCGGTCAAAACTGGAGATTGGCGGAATCTATTTCAGCAGTTAGAGATTATTGAAGCCGTTACTCCAGCCGATATTCAGCGGGTCGCCCAGGCCCTACACCCAGAGCAACGAACAACCGTAGAAGTGATCAGTGAGGCATCCGTAGGTTAA
- a CDS encoding winged helix-turn-helix transcriptional regulator gives MDTFTDSYADLSQESHCAVEATLQVIGGRWKVLILRELFGGTQRFSALNRALPGITQKMLTQQLRELEQDGIVHRQVYQQVPPRVEYSLTSLGQTLYPVLKSMHEWGKTFLAATSESKS, from the coding sequence ATGGACACATTTACGGATAGTTACGCCGACCTATCTCAAGAATCTCATTGTGCTGTTGAAGCCACCTTGCAAGTGATTGGCGGCCGCTGGAAAGTGCTAATTTTACGGGAGTTATTTGGTGGAACCCAGCGGTTTAGTGCCTTAAATCGGGCCTTGCCAGGGATTACGCAGAAAATGCTGACACAACAATTACGGGAGTTGGAACAGGATGGCATTGTTCACCGCCAAGTCTATCAACAAGTACCGCCACGGGTTGAATATTCCTTAACATCCCTCGGACAAACCCTCTATCCAGTCCTCAAAAGTATGCATGAGTGGGGAAAAACGTTTTTAGCTGCAACTTCAGAATCCAAGAGTTAA
- a CDS encoding Uma2 family endonuclease has protein sequence MAATPALSTPAELELSSAPVVNPEVIPVYRPGQAVSLADFLAHPPDQCEWIDHIIEEKTGMTLNHAATQAKLAYLWQQYLFQEQLTGRVLVEALCRTQTQGRRPDVAFVTGELLGQIAGKVALDQSFPLIAEIASPDDPGEGLLAKAKEYLESGAQEVWIIFPENKIVLTAIMASETVHWQVFDRTNPIVTRAILPGLVVNLAELFQ, from the coding sequence ATGGCTGCCACTCCTGCCCTTTCAACTCCAGCAGAACTCGAACTATCCTCGGCTCCAGTTGTTAATCCTGAAGTTATTCCTGTTTACCGGCCTGGGCAAGCGGTTTCTCTAGCAGACTTTCTGGCCCATCCTCCCGACCAATGTGAATGGATTGATCACATTATCGAAGAAAAGACGGGTATGACCCTTAATCATGCAGCAACCCAGGCCAAACTGGCATACCTCTGGCAGCAGTATTTATTTCAGGAGCAGTTAACAGGACGAGTCTTAGTCGAAGCTCTTTGTCGAACCCAAACCCAAGGGCGGCGGCCTGATGTGGCATTTGTCACTGGGGAGTTACTGGGCCAAATTGCGGGAAAAGTTGCCTTAGATCAGAGTTTTCCCTTGATTGCTGAGATTGCCTCTCCCGATGATCCCGGAGAAGGATTATTAGCCAAAGCCAAAGAATATTTAGAGTCTGGGGCCCAAGAGGTGTGGATTATCTTTCCCGAAAATAAGATTGTGTTAACGGCGATCATGGCTTCTGAAACTGTGCATTGGCAGGTATTTGATCGGACTAACCCCATCGTGACAAGGGCAATTCTCCCCGGCCTGGTGGTTAATTTGGCGGAATTATTTCAGTAA